One window from the genome of Leucobacter aridicollis encodes:
- the valS gene encoding valine--tRNA ligase, with amino-acid sequence MSAIPDKPALEGLEAKWGAIWEESGTYAFDREGAARGDVYSIDTPPPTASGSLHVGHVFSYTHTDTVARYKRMNGKRVFYPMGWDDNGLPTERRVQNYYGVRCDPSLPYVEDFVPPHDGGDGKSIKAADQQPISRRNFIELCERLTIEDEKQFEALWRTLGLSVDWKQTYRTIGADSLRASQLAFLRNIERGEAYQAQAPTLWDITFRTAVAQAELEDREQPSAYHTLAFHKSDGSGDILIDTTRPEMLAACVALVAHPDDERFKPLFGTTVRTPIFDVEVPIVAHHLAKQDKGTGIAMICTFGDVTDVIWWRELDLPNRAILGFDGRVISEAPTAITSESGREAYAQIAGKTVFSAKQTMVELLQASGELTGEIRKITHPVKFFEKGDKPLEIVSTRQWYIKNGARDEALRERLLAHGKELEWHPDFMRVRYENWVEGLSGDWLISRQRFFGVPIPVWYPLDADGNPVFDEPIVPAADTLPVDPSSDVPAGYTAEQRGVPGGFQGEVDVMDTWATSSLTPQLAGGWERDEELYDLVYPFDLRPQGQDIIRTWLFSTLLRSELESGTLPWRHAGISGWILDPDRKKMSKSKGNVVTPAGMLDQHGSDAVRYWAASAKLGTDASFDPQNPTQIKIGRRLAIKLLNAAKFTLSFDASSAGTVSEPLDRSMLAGLASVIADATRAFESYDHARALELTESSFWTFCDDYLELVKERAHGGTGQAQASAVTTLRAALSVYVRLLAPFLPYATEEVWSWFEQGSVHTANWPLATELDEFIGADADAGLLALVGGALIGVRGAKTDAKVSQRTAVTLAVIHAPAADAARLELAASDLADVGRIAELRIEAADVAEAQVAEITVESAE; translated from the coding sequence ATGAGCGCGATCCCTGACAAGCCGGCACTCGAGGGACTCGAAGCAAAGTGGGGGGCGATTTGGGAAGAATCCGGCACCTACGCTTTCGATCGCGAAGGCGCTGCCCGCGGTGATGTCTACAGCATCGACACTCCCCCTCCGACCGCGTCGGGCTCGCTGCACGTCGGGCACGTGTTCTCGTACACACACACTGACACGGTCGCGCGCTACAAGCGCATGAATGGCAAGCGCGTCTTCTACCCGATGGGCTGGGACGACAACGGCCTGCCCACCGAGCGTCGCGTGCAGAACTACTACGGCGTGCGCTGCGATCCCTCGCTGCCCTATGTCGAGGACTTCGTGCCGCCGCATGATGGCGGCGACGGCAAGAGCATCAAGGCTGCCGACCAGCAGCCGATCTCACGCCGTAACTTCATCGAGCTCTGCGAGCGACTCACGATCGAGGATGAAAAGCAGTTCGAGGCGCTGTGGCGCACTCTTGGCCTGTCAGTCGATTGGAAGCAGACCTATCGCACGATTGGCGCCGACTCGCTCCGCGCTTCCCAGCTCGCATTCCTGCGCAACATTGAGCGCGGTGAGGCGTACCAAGCGCAGGCTCCGACGCTGTGGGATATCACCTTCCGCACCGCAGTAGCCCAGGCAGAGCTTGAGGATCGTGAGCAGCCGAGTGCGTACCACACGCTCGCATTCCACAAGTCGGACGGATCCGGCGACATTCTTATTGACACGACGCGCCCCGAGATGCTCGCGGCCTGCGTCGCGCTCGTCGCCCACCCTGACGACGAGCGCTTCAAGCCGCTCTTCGGTACGACGGTTCGCACGCCGATCTTTGACGTTGAGGTGCCGATCGTCGCCCACCACCTCGCGAAGCAGGACAAGGGCACCGGCATTGCGATGATCTGCACCTTCGGCGACGTCACCGACGTGATCTGGTGGCGAGAGCTCGACCTTCCGAACCGCGCGATCCTCGGTTTCGACGGCCGCGTCATCAGCGAAGCGCCGACGGCGATCACCTCAGAGTCAGGCCGCGAGGCGTACGCCCAGATCGCAGGCAAGACTGTGTTCAGCGCGAAGCAGACCATGGTTGAACTGCTGCAGGCATCAGGTGAGCTCACCGGCGAGATTCGCAAGATCACGCACCCCGTGAAGTTCTTCGAGAAGGGCGATAAGCCCCTCGAGATCGTGTCGACCCGTCAGTGGTACATCAAGAACGGCGCCCGCGACGAGGCGCTGCGCGAGCGGCTGCTCGCGCACGGCAAGGAACTCGAGTGGCACCCCGACTTCATGCGTGTGCGCTACGAGAACTGGGTCGAGGGGCTCTCCGGCGACTGGCTGATTTCACGCCAGCGGTTCTTCGGCGTGCCGATCCCCGTCTGGTACCCGCTGGACGCGGACGGCAACCCAGTCTTCGACGAGCCGATCGTGCCGGCAGCGGACACACTACCCGTTGACCCCTCGAGCGATGTTCCGGCAGGCTACACCGCCGAGCAGCGTGGTGTTCCAGGCGGCTTCCAAGGTGAGGTCGACGTCATGGACACCTGGGCCACCTCGTCGCTCACGCCGCAGCTCGCGGGCGGCTGGGAGCGCGACGAGGAACTCTACGACCTGGTCTACCCGTTTGACCTTCGCCCGCAGGGCCAAGACATCATCCGCACCTGGCTGTTCTCGACGTTGCTGCGTTCCGAGCTCGAGTCCGGCACTCTTCCCTGGCGTCACGCGGGCATCTCGGGCTGGATCCTCGATCCCGACCGCAAGAAGATGTCGAAGTCGAAGGGCAACGTCGTCACTCCGGCAGGCATGCTCGACCAGCACGGTTCAGATGCCGTCCGCTACTGGGCAGCCTCGGCGAAGCTCGGCACCGATGCATCATTCGACCCGCAGAACCCGACGCAGATCAAGATCGGCCGCAGGCTCGCAATCAAGCTGCTGAACGCCGCAAAGTTCACGCTGTCGTTCGACGCGAGCTCGGCTGGCACTGTGTCGGAGCCGCTCGACAGGTCGATGCTCGCTGGCCTCGCCAGCGTCATCGCAGATGCGACTCGCGCGTTCGAATCTTACGATCACGCCCGTGCGCTCGAGCTCACCGAGTCTTCGTTCTGGACCTTCTGTGACGACTACCTCGAACTCGTCAAAGAGCGTGCACACGGTGGCACCGGCCAGGCGCAGGCCTCAGCAGTAACCACCCTGCGCGCGGCACTGTCGGTGTACGTGCGTCTGCTCGCGCCGTTCCTTCCCTACGCGACCGAGGAGGTGTGGTCGTGGTTTGAGCAGGGCTCGGTCCACACCGCGAACTGGCCCCTCGCAACGGAGCTCGACGAGTTCATCGGAGCCGATGCGGACGCGGGGCTCTTGGCTCTCGTTGGCGGTGCGCTCATCGGTGTCCGCGGAGCGAAGACAGACGCAAAGGTGTCGCAGCGCACCGCTGTCACTCTCGCAGTGATTCACGCGCCAGCAGCCGACGCCGCGCGACTTGAGCTCGCCGCAAGCGATCTCGCGGACGTAGGGCGGATCGCCGAGCTCCGCATCGAGGCTGCCGATGTCGCTGAGGCACAGGTGGCCGAGATCACCGTCGAGTCCGCAGAGTAA
- a CDS encoding Fe-S oxidoreductase has protein sequence MQLGSRWQVGQPPHPGVPELLHAAVAAAERQLKGGPQVGHHGGSWTLTWLEGRPRVELFDTSGRVRADIGIDADGTVIERAFPAHDAELAAPATGTAIGENDDDDDDWLS, from the coding sequence ATGCAGCTCGGGTCACGCTGGCAGGTGGGGCAGCCACCGCACCCCGGAGTGCCCGAGCTGCTGCATGCGGCCGTCGCTGCAGCTGAGCGCCAGCTTAAAGGTGGCCCCCAGGTGGGTCACCACGGGGGTTCCTGGACGCTTACATGGCTTGAGGGGCGCCCTCGTGTTGAGCTCTTCGACACATCAGGTCGAGTGAGAGCCGACATCGGCATCGATGCTGACGGTACTGTGATCGAGCGTGCCTTTCCGGCCCACGACGCAGAACTGGCAGCACCGGCCACCGGGACAGCTATCGGTGAGAACGACGATGACGACGACGATTGGTTGAGCTGA